The proteins below are encoded in one region of Grus americana isolate bGruAme1 chromosome 25, bGruAme1.mat, whole genome shotgun sequence:
- the TMEM167B gene encoding protein kish-B, with the protein MTNVYSLDGLLVFGLLLVCTCAYLRKVPRLKAWLLSEKRGVWGVFYKAAVIGTRLHVAVAVSCVLMAFYVLVVK; encoded by the exons ATGACCAACG TGTACTCGCTGGATGGGCTGCTGGTGTTTGGGCTGCTCCTAGTCTGCACTTGCGCCTACCTGCGGAAGGTGCCGCGCCTCAAGGCCTGGCTGCTCTCTGAGAAACGCGGCGTCTGGGGCGTCTTCTACAAGG CTGCTGTCATCGGCACCCGCCTGCACGTGGCCGTGGCTGTCTCCTGTGTCCTCATGGCTTTTTACGTCCTGGTGGTGAAGTGA